A segment of the uncultured Desulfobulbus sp. genome:
GAGGGCCAGCAGATTGGTCTGCTCGGAAATTTCGGTAATCGCCTCGGTTACCTTGCTGATTTCTGCTGCAGTGTTCCCCAGATTATTGACCTTGGAGGAGGCCTGGATCGTTTCGGTGACCGCCTTGCTGGAAATCTCCCGCGCCTTTTCAGAACTGGTGCCGATTTCCGCCATCATCTGGTTCATGCTGTCCACGGTCGAGGTGACGATTCGTACATTGGTGGCGGCCTCTTCCGTCGCTGCGGCCACGGAATTCATGTTCTGGCTCATCTCATTGGCCGCTTGGGACACGGTGTGCGACTTGTTGCTCAAAGAGGTCACGCCCTCATCCATTTCCTTGGAGATAATCAGCAACTGGTTGGCCGAGGCGGTTACCGTCTCGAAATATTCGGCTATGTTCCGGACAATGTCATGCAGTTTGCTGATAAAGGCGTTGAACCAGCCGGCCATCCTGCTGACCTCATCCTTGCCGTGCACCTGCAAACGTTTGGTCAGATCCCCCTCGCCCTGGGCAATTTCCCGCAGAATTTCTCCGGTGTTGACGATTGGCCGGGTAATCCGTTTGCTGAGCACTGCGATGACAATCATGGTGAGCACAAGGGCGCCGACAATGATCAGCCCCAGATGGAGCCGTTGCTGATTGACCACTTGATTGACCTGTTCAGCTTTTTTTTCGACCGCGGTGTTGACGTCGGCAATATAGATCCCGGTGCCCACCAGCCAGTTCCAGGAAGCAAAGGCCTTGACGTAGGCCAATTTCTCCTCGGGCAGGTCATGGCCCGGTTTCTGCCAGAAGTAGGAGACCAGCCCCTGGCCTTGCCGCCGGCCGACCCGGCTGAATTCCTCAAACATCAACGCCCCGTTGGCATCACGGAAATTAACCATGTTCTTGCCTTCCAAATCTGGTTTCGCCGGGTGCAGAATCATGATCGAGTCGAGGGTGTTGATCCAGATGTAGTTGCCGTCACCGTACCGCATAGCCCGCAAGGTGTCGATGGCCAGCTTTTTGCGTGCATCCTCCGGCAGTTGACTTTGGCTCGCCGCATGCTCGATCACCTTGTAGGCCACCTCCACCAGGTTATGGATCGCATTTGTTTTTTCATCCATCATCGAGGTGCGGATGGTGGTCAATTCATCCTGGCCCTGTTGGTCCAGAGTATGGACCGACCAAAAAAGAGCGAGCAACCCGAGCAGGACAAGACCTGCGCTATTGGAGAGAAGTATTTTTTTAAAGATATTCATTGGAGAGAGTTTGGAGAGGGGGATGGAGAGAAGCCTGGTTGGCTGGGACAGAACCACGAGAAACTGTATTGCCTAGTATAGGCAGGGCATTTCACGAGAGTCAAGGGGACGTGGATTTTGTTGTTGTTAAAAAATGTGAGGGAATGCATCCATCAACAATCCGCTCATCAATGGTCGTGGCGAACGAAGGCAATCAGGCCGGCAATGGTGATGCACACCCCGACACAGCCGGTAAAATGGGGGAGCGAGGCGTGCAGAAATACAATCTCACCGATGAGGGCAAAGAGGACCTCGCTTGACTGGGTGGCATCGACCGCAGCGAGTTTGCTGGCATTGTCGGCCTGTCCCCGTGCATGGAGAAAGAGGGTGGTGGCGATGACGCCGGAAAACAGGGCAACCAGGCCGGCGTTGATCAATTGGCCGGATGCCGGCGGCGGCGGTGAGATACAGAGGTAGAGCACGGCCCAAAAGGGGAGGCTGCCCAGGGAAAGCAAAAGCACCTTGGTGAAGCTGTTGGCGATGAGTTGACCATCGATCCTGGGGAGCCGGGGATTGCCGTGGGACGCCTCCCAGACCAGCTGATTGCCCAGCGGATAGCAGAAGGCCGCAATCAGGACCGGCAGGGCGCCAAGCAGCAAGGAGCGGAGGTCGCCGGGGTGAACATGACTGAGATTGACCAGGGAGACCCCGGCAAAAACGACCAGTGCGTAGAACCAGATTTTTTTTGAGAAACGGCCGCCAAAACAGTGCAGCACAAGCAGGGTGGCGATGATCGTCAACTGCCAGGTGGTGGCGATCACCCAGCCGGGGGCGAAATCGGCGGCAAAACAGAGCAGTGCATAGAAACAGCCAAACCCGATCGAGCCGCTGAGTATCCAGAACAGCGCGTGACGAATGAATTCGACAAGGATTCGACGCAGGAACCCCAGCCCCTTGAGTGCGAACAGGCCGAAAGACAGCAGAACGACCATATAGAGGTATCGTAAAGCTGCGCTCCAGTACCAGTGGCCTCCTTCGAGGCTCATGGCCCGATTGAGGATAAAGGTGGTGCTGAAAAAGAGGCCGGCCGCCAGGCCGATGAGCATAAGGCGGATCATAATTGTTTCACAGGATCTTTAAGGGGAAAAGAAAAATTGACCGTTGTCGTTCTTGTGAAAAATGCCAAGGACGGGGTCGCGAGCTTTACAATATGTCGATTTTGCGAAATGTTCATTGCGGGTGGCCAACTTTTAACGAGGCCTTTACCTTTCAAAGGTTTCTTCTTGCTCGCTTCTTCTGTATAGTTCTGCACGCTTGGGGAATGAACAGATTGTAGAGCATCATGGATTGTCCTTCTCGACAATGCCCCGAGAATGACGTTTCGATCTTCGTAACCTACTGATTCCACAAGATGTGATTTTCAGGTTTTTGACTTTTTACGATAGCAGCATGGATTCAGAAGGCGCAGAGATAGCCGATTGCCTGCCGCCCCCGCAACGTGGTTTTGTGGAGCGGCGTGTGGCAAAAAAAGATCGGCGACGCACCTGTGAGCGCCGTTGTGGCCAGGAGAGACGCCGGGATAACCGCCTTTCTCCGGCGAGGCAGGCCAAGACCCTGAAGGAGTGGTTTCGCTCGGTCACCCATTTACGCCTGGGGGTGGATCGGCGAAAAAATCGCGAGCGCCGTCTGCCCTATGATCGCCGTCAGGCCAACCAGGCCTCCTCCCTCCTCAGCCCCGAGGAGTTGGCCGATCTCCTCTCCTAAATGTTTGACAGTTCACGGGGGCAGGTCGTTCGCCCAGAAAAACGATCGGCCACTAGGATTGGCCCTTCAATTTTTCAACCCGTTACGCAAATGAGCATCGTCATCTGCGTGAACAGGCCCGCGAAAACTCTCTCCAGAACCATCCGGTCCACTCTTTTTTCCCAAAACAGTTCAGCAATCTTAATAGCCAGGTGCATGGCTCCGGCTTCAACGCGGCAGAGATCCGCATGGAAAATGGCAAACGGTCGAGAAGAAGAGTCGGCTTGCGGCCAAGTTACACGCCTGCTTGTGCAGTTTATCCCGGATGGCGCACATGGGGACTGTTGTTAGGCGCTCGTGCTGTCGTTCCCCGTACGGAGAACAACAGTTTGTTCACCCTCGATTTTTTTTAGGATCCCCTGTTTCTTTCTAGGGATCTTGATTGCATCCGCCATGATTTCATCTTGACCACGGAGAATGAGAAGCTGGCCGATTTGGTGGAGCGGATGCACAACCCGCACACCAGCATAGCCGTGGTCCTTGGTCGTGGTGGCCTCACCACCTGGAAGGATATTGCCGAAATTTTGGAGGAATCGGCTGAACTCTCCAGCGAATACCGCAAGCGTTAGGCCTATCTCGGACAGAGTCTGCCAGCTCTCTGGGGCCGTTTCATCGGTGCGCCTTTGCACAATGAAAATCCCCCCATCCGGAATTGCCGGCAGGGGATTTTGTCGTTTTGCCTCTTTCCGCGCAGAGCGGATCGCCTCGCATTCTTTTCAAGAAATTTTTCCGTAGAGTTTTTTTCTTTTCCAATCCAGGGGATAGTTTACGGTCGGCAATCGGAAGAGAAATTTTCCTTTGTGGAATATTTTTTCGCCGTATCAGGGGGGTAAGTGAACTGCGGCATGCCGGATTTCCTCCATGGTTTTGTTTGAGCGTGTTGGCGGGAGGCCGGTTTCCGCGGTTTGAGGACCATTGTGCGATTTCGCACTGTTGTTCAAAAAAATCAAGATAGTTTCACAATTTTCGCCACTGCCTCTCCTGAGACCCCGCCATTTTTATGTGGAATCTCCAATTCATTTTTTCCAAATAAATACAAGGCAAGGACCTAACTGCCACGTCTTTTTCCTGTTCCGTTCGGCCTTTTGTAGAAGTTCGATCGATAAATTTGATCAGTATTAATGAACTCGGGTGTGGAAAAACAATGTGTAAAATGTGCAAAATGTGTTATGAGCTCCAGGTTAGGTAGACCTCTACTTTGCTCTGGAATCAGAGGGATGCAGAGAACATGAACGCGAGTGTTTTTCCTGAATGTCCTTGTAGTAAAATCTAATAAATATCAGCAGATAATGGATTGTATGGAGAAAAATGTCCTTATTGGCGGTATGCTTTTAATGCTTTTTGCAGGATGCCAATCGGCTGAATCGTGCAAAAAAGTATTAAATGAAAAGTGCATTCGGTGTCATTCGGTTTCAACAAGTTGTGCAAAAGTTGGCGAAAGCGAAGAGAAGTGGCACAAGACCATCGATGCCATGGTGAAGCTCGGTGCGGACGTCTCGAAAAAGGAGCGCAAGACGCTTGCAGGTTGCCTCAGCAAACCGTCGGGTAATGATGGATGGTGCGGCAGTGTGCAGGTAATTCGGAAGCAATGATGCAGTAGGCATCCGGTGAATCGTGGTGTCCACCGTGCCGCTACTCAGGAGAGAGTGTATGAAACAGAAAGAGTTTGATCAAATTCAACAACGATTGGGTGGAGTCTCTCGCCGGGATTTCATGAAATTTTGTTCGGCTGTGGCAGCCGGCATGGCCCTCCCGGAGGCCGTGGCCCCGAAAATCGCCCAGGCCATCACCAATCCGAACAGGCCGCCGGTTATCTGGCTGCACGGTTCCGAGTGTACCGGTTGCTCCATGTCCCTGCTGCGTTCCGAGCATCCGTCCATCGAAAAACTTATCCTCGATCTTGTCTCTTTGGACTTCCATGAGACTCTGTCCGCCGGTGCCGGTCATCAGGCGGAAGAGGCCCTTGAGCATGCGGTCGAGTCCAATTTCGGCAAATTCATTCTCGTGATCGAGGGTGCGGTACCGCTGAAGGATGGCGGCATCTACTGCCGCGTCGGCGGCAAGAATTTCGTTGATGTGGTCCGTGAGATCGGTCCCAAGGCGGGGGCGATCATCGCGGTTGGTTCCTGTGCCTCCTGGGGCGGTGTCGCTGCGATGGATCCGAACCCCACCGAGTGTGTCGGTGTGCCTGAGGTGCTCAAGGAGAAGACGGTTGTCAGCGTCCCCGGCTGTCCGCCCAACCCCTACAACCTGCTCTCCACCATCATCCACTATCTGACCTTCAACAAGCTTCCGGCCCTGGATGGGGAAAATCGGCCCAAGTTTGCCTATGGCCGCCTCATCCACGAGCACTGCGAGCGTCGGCCTCATTTCGACAACGGCCGTTTTGCCCGCGCCTTTGGCGATGAGGGCCATCGTCAGGGGTACTGCCTCTACTACCTCGGCTGCAAAGGCCCGGTTACCTATGCCAACTGTTCGACCTCGCAGTTCGGTGACGCCGGATCCGGCTGCTGGCCGGTTGCCACCGGCCATCCTTGTTTTGGCTGCGCCCAGAAGGGTGTCGGTTTCAATATGCCGCAATTCTCCACCAGCCCGGTCCTCCATGTTGCGCCCGCTGCGGAGCATGCCCCCATCACCGCAGAGCGTGGTCAGGGAACCTCCACCGGTTCGGTTGGCCTGATGGCTGGATTGGGCGGTGCCGCCCTCGGAGCCGGGGCAGTGTTTGCGGCAAAACTTGGCAGCAAGGGGACCAAGCATGAAGATGAAAAGGCGTGATTTCATAAAGGGAGCTGCCGGCGGCCTGGCACTCCTGACCCTCGACGGCAAGGTTGTCGATGCCCGCTCGGTTGAGGCCCTGCCTCCCGAAGCCCTGGGCATCCTCTACGATTCCACCCTCTGCGTGGGCTGCAACGCCTGCATGGCAGCCTGTAAAGAGGCCAACAACAAGGAGCCGGAATCACGGGGCGAGTCGCCGATCTACGACAATCCCCAGGATCTTTCCGCCTCGACCCTGAACATCATCAAGCGCTACTCCAGCGGAACCGGTGATCACAAGGATCAGGTGGAAAACGGCTATGCCTTTATCAAGCGGCAGTGCCTCCACTGTGTCGACCCCTCCTGCGTCACTGCCTGCCCGGTCTCGGCATTGAAGAAGGATAAGCATACCGGCATCGTCACCTACAACAAAAACGCCTGTATCGGCTGTCGTTATTGCCAGGTGGCCTGCCCCTATAATATTCCCAAATTCGAGTGGGATGACCCGTATCCACAGATCATCAAGTGCCAGCTCTGCTCGCACCTGATCGCCAAGGGCGGCATCTCGGCCTGCTGCTCCGTCTGCCCCACCGGCGCCTCCCTCTTTGGTCCGGTTGCCAAACTGCAGGAGGAAACCCGCAGAAGACTGCAGATGAAACCGGGCAAACGCTACAAATTTCCGGTGTCTTCCGTTGATTCAGGCAAATGGCATGAGTTCGAGGCCCCCAACTACCTGCCCCACGTCTACGGTCAGGAAGAGTTGGGTGGAACGCAGGTCATGTACATGTCTGCTGTTCCTTACGAAAAGTTCGGACTGCCCAGCTTCCCCAAGGAGTCCTTTGTCTCCATGGCCAGTGGTATTCAGTACGCCATCTACAAAGGTATGGTCTATCCGCTGGTTGTTCTTGCCGGTCTGATCTTCATGGCGAAGAAGAATAAAAATGGTGAAGAGGCCGAAAAAACGGCATCCGCGCCTGATCAAGGAGAGACCCATGAGTCATGAACCTAAGCCATTGGGCGGACGTATCTTTACGCCCATGTTTTGTTTTTGCCTGCTTATTGTCGCAATAGCCGGCTACTTTGCCCTCAAGCGTTTTATTTTTGGTATCGGTTCCATCTCCAACATGAACGATGGCTACCCCTGGGGCATCTGGATCGCCTACGACGTTGTTGTCGGCACCGCCTTTGCCTGCGGTGGCTACGTCATGGCGCTGATGGTCTATATCATCAACAAGGGCGAATACCATCCGTTGGTCCGTCCGGCCCTGCTGGCCTCGATGTTCGGCTATACCCTGGCCGGTGTGTCCGTTTTCCTCGATATCGGCCGGTATCTCAACGTCTACAACCTCTACCTCCCGTGGCAGATGAACTTTCACTCGGTCATGTTCGAGGTGGCGATGTGTATCGGTACCTATATCTTCGTTCTCTGGCTGGAGTTCACCCCTGCCTTTGTCGAGAAATTCGGCCTCAAGGATTTCGGCAAGAAACTCAACAAGGTCATCTTTGCCATCATCGCCCTGGGCGTACTCCTGCCCACCATGCATCAGTCCTCCCTGGGAACCATGATGCTGATGGCCGGCTACAAGCTCTCGCCGCTGTGGCACACCTCGACCCTGCCGCTGCTCTTTTTACTGACCGCGGTGATCATGGGTTTTGCCATGGTGGTCTTCGAGGCCACCATCTCCTCGCGTGTCTACGAGCTGGGTGACGAGACCTCCATGCTCTCCAAGATCGGGCGGATTATGGTCTTTGTCCTGGGTTTTTTCCTGATCATTCGGTTCCAGAACATCTTCATCCGTGGCCAGCTGGGCAATGCCTTCTCCGGAACCTTCCTCGGGAACATGTTCCTCCTGGAAAACCTGATGATGATCATCGGTCTTGTTCTCCTGGCTCAGAAAAAATTCCGCAATCACCCGCGGTATCTGTTCCTCGCCGCCGTCTGTATCCTCGTCGGCGGATCGCTCTACCGTTTCAACACCTATATCATCGGGTTTGATCCGGGCACTGGCTGGAAATACTTCCCCTCTGTGGGCGAGCAGATGATCACCTATGGATTGATTGCCTTTGAGATCGCGATGTACACCCTCTTTGTCAAAATCTTTCCGGTCTTCAGCGTCCATTCCCCCGCTGAGTCGCATCATGGATAACCCCGAAACGATGCAAAAAACTATGAAACATGCATCGCAACCATCAGATTACACAGCACTGAACGTCGTTTTCGCAGCTCTTGGCGAAAACGTCACTCATTAAGGAGTTAGAATCATGTCGAAGCAAATAGTCATTGATCCCATCACCCGAATCGAGGGGCATCTGCGCATTGAATGTGCCGTGGATAACGGTCAGGTGGTTGACGCCTGGTCCGTTGGCA
Coding sequences within it:
- a CDS encoding bacteriohemerythrin, yielding MNIFKKILLSNSAGLVLLGLLALFWSVHTLDQQGQDELTTIRTSMMDEKTNAIHNLVEVAYKVIEHAASQSQLPEDARKKLAIDTLRAMRYGDGNYIWINTLDSIMILHPAKPDLEGKNMVNFRDANGALMFEEFSRVGRRQGQGLVSYFWQKPGHDLPEEKLAYVKAFASWNWLVGTGIYIADVNTAVEKKAEQVNQVVNQQRLHLGLIIVGALVLTMIVIAVLSKRITRPIVNTGEILREIAQGEGDLTKRLQVHGKDEVSRMAGWFNAFISKLHDIVRNIAEYFETVTASANQLLIISKEMDEGVTSLSNKSHTVSQAANEMSQNMNSVAAATEEAATNVRIVTSTVDSMNQMMAEIGTSSEKAREISSKAVTETIQASSKVNNLGNTAAEISKVTEAITEISEQTNLLALNATIEAARAGEAGKGFAVVANEIKELARQTAQATHNIRLEIEGVQLQIRETVTDISRIAEVIHEVDSTVSSITTAVHTQKTAADEIIHNLHQASTGIDEVSRNVAASSAFSGEIASDINEVNTIARTITDSSHKVSVNANDLTRLAADLKVMIGEFKVDRSESGGRAINDNAPDLITWNDSIRFGIDSIDQQHHHLVDLVNKLHHAMRRRAGRSVLAATLKELAQYTVEHFQSEEKMMAAVKYPQLEAHKREHEKLVSQVVDFQRQFESGSATITLDLMNFLSDWLLNHIKKVDRGYVPSMKK
- a CDS encoding multidrug resistance efflux transporter family protein, which codes for MIRLMLIGLAAGLFFSTTFILNRAMSLEGGHWYWSAALRYLYMVVLLSFGLFALKGLGFLRRILVEFIRHALFWILSGSIGFGCFYALLCFAADFAPGWVIATTWQLTIIATLLVLHCFGGRFSKKIWFYALVVFAGVSLVNLSHVHPGDLRSLLLGALPVLIAAFCYPLGNQLVWEASHGNPRLPRIDGQLIANSFTKVLLLSLGSLPFWAVLYLCISPPPPASGQLINAGLVALFSGVIATTLFLHARGQADNASKLAAVDATQSSEVLFALIGEIVFLHASLPHFTGCVGVCITIAGLIAFVRHDH
- a CDS encoding hydrogenase small subunit, whose amino-acid sequence is MKQKEFDQIQQRLGGVSRRDFMKFCSAVAAGMALPEAVAPKIAQAITNPNRPPVIWLHGSECTGCSMSLLRSEHPSIEKLILDLVSLDFHETLSAGAGHQAEEALEHAVESNFGKFILVIEGAVPLKDGGIYCRVGGKNFVDVVREIGPKAGAIIAVGSCASWGGVAAMDPNPTECVGVPEVLKEKTVVSVPGCPPNPYNLLSTIIHYLTFNKLPALDGENRPKFAYGRLIHEHCERRPHFDNGRFARAFGDEGHRQGYCLYYLGCKGPVTYANCSTSQFGDAGSGCWPVATGHPCFGCAQKGVGFNMPQFSTSPVLHVAPAAEHAPITAERGQGTSTGSVGLMAGLGGAALGAGAVFAAKLGSKGTKHEDEKA
- the hybA gene encoding hydrogenase 2 operon protein HybA, whose protein sequence is MKMKRRDFIKGAAGGLALLTLDGKVVDARSVEALPPEALGILYDSTLCVGCNACMAACKEANNKEPESRGESPIYDNPQDLSASTLNIIKRYSSGTGDHKDQVENGYAFIKRQCLHCVDPSCVTACPVSALKKDKHTGIVTYNKNACIGCRYCQVACPYNIPKFEWDDPYPQIIKCQLCSHLIAKGGISACCSVCPTGASLFGPVAKLQEETRRRLQMKPGKRYKFPVSSVDSGKWHEFEAPNYLPHVYGQEELGGTQVMYMSAVPYEKFGLPSFPKESFVSMASGIQYAIYKGMVYPLVVLAGLIFMAKKNKNGEEAEKTASAPDQGETHES
- the hybB gene encoding Ni/Fe-hydrogenase cytochrome b subunit — encoded protein: MSHEPKPLGGRIFTPMFCFCLLIVAIAGYFALKRFIFGIGSISNMNDGYPWGIWIAYDVVVGTAFACGGYVMALMVYIINKGEYHPLVRPALLASMFGYTLAGVSVFLDIGRYLNVYNLYLPWQMNFHSVMFEVAMCIGTYIFVLWLEFTPAFVEKFGLKDFGKKLNKVIFAIIALGVLLPTMHQSSLGTMMLMAGYKLSPLWHTSTLPLLFLLTAVIMGFAMVVFEATISSRVYELGDETSMLSKIGRIMVFVLGFFLIIRFQNIFIRGQLGNAFSGTFLGNMFLLENLMMIIGLVLLAQKKFRNHPRYLFLAAVCILVGGSLYRFNTYIIGFDPGTGWKYFPSVGEQMITYGLIAFEIAMYTLFVKIFPVFSVHSPAESHHG